From a region of the Salvelinus fontinalis isolate EN_2023a chromosome 13, ASM2944872v1, whole genome shotgun sequence genome:
- the cfap300 gene encoding cilia- and flagella-associated protein 300 — MASKNSPFETKFSFNLLPTKTFSFLQDKSTLQLLMKWSMLGRISAQAFSFDQTFYPYNSHDFTLSFFRDPCVLTNLRKMEAGAWVTLEGEVVCVQAEVVPCSKVSMEMFDPLYSSGIITPSGHITKCFHDTYPDYDLLRQMLQEDGSEEYGVMERREFLFLLFKHVTLGGELCQYEDIINPYIDTTRTIYRDLVSVQKNPESKEISVVSTVIKVFALDASGACYPAREKEEQSFSYLIVDPFRRHVYVLYHCYGVGSFTL, encoded by the exons ATGGCATCTAAGAATAGTCCGTTTGAGACCAAGTTTTCCTTCAACCTCCTCCCAACCAAGACATTTTCCTTCCTTCAGGACAAAAGCACGCTACAACTCCTCATGAAATG gtccaTGCTCGGGCGTATCTCAGCCCAGGCCTTCAGCTTTGACCAGACCTTCTACCCATACAACAGCCACGACTTTACACTG agtttcTTCAGAGACCCCTGTGTGCTGACCAACCTCAGGAAGATGGAGGCTGGAGCCTGGGTTACTCTGG agggTGAGGTGGTGTGTGTACAGGCAGAGGTAGTGCCGTGCAGTAAGGTCAGTATGGAGATGTTTGACCCTCTCTACTCCAGTGGAATCATCACACCCTCTGGACACATCACCAAATGTTTCCATGACACATACCCTGACTACGACCTACtgagacag atgctgCAGGAGGATGGCAGTGAGGAGTatggagtgatggagaggagagagttccTATTCCTTCTGTTTAAACACGTGACTCTGGGAGGAGAGCTGTGTCAGTATGAAGACATCATCAACCCCTACATAGACACCACTAGAACCATTTATAGGGACCTGGTCAG TGTTCAGAAGAATCCAGAGAGCAAGGAGATCAGTGTGGTTTCCACGGTCATCAAAGTCTTCGCTCTG GATGCTTCTGGGGCGTGTTACCCAGCCAGAGAAAAAGAGGAGCAGTCATTCTCCTACCTCATAGTGGACCCCTTCAGAAGACATGTCTATGTGTTGTACCACTGTTATGGAGTAGGCTCCTTCacgctgtaa